One window of Magallana gigas chromosome 2, xbMagGiga1.1, whole genome shotgun sequence genomic DNA carries:
- the LOC105345421 gene encoding uncharacterized protein, with the protein MNMAVPPGGPMEICFSFDTTGSMSSSINAVKENVQELILRLQTDIPGLRIAVFAHGDYCDKNSSYVTKHIDFSTDLKELCNWVKNVESTGGGDSDECYELVLHGVQSLSWTPRSQRALVMIGDANPHGVNYPDNKLRLDWEVELDKLAAMSVRVYGVQCGGSGDERTKNFYQTLANKTAGRRVELEQFSNLFDFIMAICYREQGAEFLDLYEQEVRARDARMGLHKDVHALFGALREGEEEPSTSSSTAEKPKSRTLPFKPALKKKPSLTKAPSITKLKKNSSLIHKVKKTIAKKKPSSAVDRKKAKLLAISCQKMNALRKLKRENVPDTNFSLNKIQWSPWELVISPTKPENDSLWSERYRGRKGFRKTSVCGGKTFPAAVYEFSVRKLSDPKRYVTYCKLSSGFTKTRCWESRLLSHSDVRSQVNKIVALGYSVYVRRCLLNDSNKDTVRKSLLRYDYAWKRVTNVRDSQRDISVA; encoded by the exons ATGAACATGGCTGTTCCACCAGGAGGACCAATGGAGATCTGCTTCTCTTTTGATACTACTGGGTCGATGTCCAGTTCTATAAACGCTGTAAAAGAAAATGTGCAAGAATTGATTCTACGACTACAGACGGACATACCCGGTCTTAGAATTGCTGTCTTCGCTCATGGTGATTATTGTGATAAAAACTCGTCATATGTCACCAAACACATTGACTTTTCAACCGATTTGAAAGAACTGTGTAACTGGGTGAAAAATGTTGAATCCACGGGTGGCGGCGATAGCGATGAATGTTATGAATTGGTGTTGCATGGGGTTCAAAGTCTATCGTGGACGCCGAGATCACAGAGAGCTCTGGTGATGATTGGAGATGCAAATCCGCATGGTGTAAATTACCCAGACAATAAATTGAGATTAGATTGGGAAGTGGAATTAGACAAATTGGCAGCAATG AGTGTCCGCGTGTACGGTGTACAGTGCGGAGGTTCGGGCGATGAGAGAACCAAAAACTTCTACCAAACACTGGCCAACAAGACGGCGGGCAGACGAGTGGAGTTGGAGCAGTTTTCCAActtatttgattttatcatgGCTATTTGCTATAGAGAGCAAGGAGCAGAGTTTCTAGACCTCTATGAACAGGAAGTCCGTGCCAGAGATGCTAGAATGGGTCTCCATAAGGACGTACACGCTCTGTTCGGGGCTCTAAGAGAGGGAGAAGAAGAACCTTCAACTTCCTCGTCAACCGCAGAGAAGCCAAAGTCCAGAACACTTCCATTCAAGCCAGCTCTGAAAAAGAAACCTTCGCTCACAAAGGCTCCTTCCATTACCAAACTGAAGAAAAACAGTTCCCTCATTCATAAAGTCAAGAAAACCATCGCCAAAAAGAAACCCAGCTCTGCAGTCGATAGAAAGAAGGCGAAACTCTTGGCCATTTCTTGTCAAAAG ATGAACGCTCTTAGAAAACTGAAGAGAGAAAACGTTCCGGACACGaacttttctttaaacaaaatacagtggTCCCCATGGGAACTAGTTATCTCTCCCACCAAACCAGAAAACGACTCTTTGTGGTCTGAAAGATACAGAGGAAGAAAGGGTTTCCGCAAAACCAGCGTCTGCGGAGGAAAGACTTTTCCTGCAGCTGTGTACGAGTTCTCTGTGAGGAAACTTTCCGATCCTAAACGCTACGTGACATACTGTAAATTGTCGTCAGGATTCACCAAGACAAGGTGTTGGGAATCGAGACTTTTATCTCATTCTGACGTTCGATCCCAAGTCAACAAAATTGTTGCTTTAGGGTATTCCGTCTATGTACGACGATGTTTGTTGAATGATTCTAACAAAGACACTGTCAGGAAATCATTACTTCGATATGACTATGCTTGGAAGCGAGTTACAAATGTTAGGGATTCGCAAAGAGATATATCAGTAGCATAA
- the LOC136272634 gene encoding uncharacterized protein, which yields MNMAVPPGGPMEICFSFDTTGSMSSSINAVKENVQELILRLQTDIPGLRIAVFAHGDYCDKNSSYVTKHIDFSTDLKELCNWVKNVESTGGGDSDECYELVLHGVQSLSRTPRSQRALVMIGDANPHGVNYPDNKLRLDWEVELDKLAAMSVRVYGVQCGGSGDERTKNFYQTLANKTAGRRVELEQFSNLFDFIMAICYREQGAEFLDLYEQEVRARDARMGLHKDVHALFGALREGEEEPSTSSSTAEKPKSRTLPFKPALKKKPSLTKAHSITKLKKNSSLIHKVKKTIAKKKPSSAVDRKKAKLLAISCQKMNALRKLKRENVPDTNFSLNKIQWSPWELVISPTKPENDSLWSERYRGRKGFRKTSVCGGKTFPAAVYEFSVRKLSDPKRYVTYCKLSSGFTKTRCWESRLLSHSDVRSQVNKIVALGYSVYVRRCLLNDSNKDTVRKSLLRYDYAWKRVTNVRDSKRDISVA from the exons TATAAACGCTGTAAAAGAAAATGTGCAAGAATTGATTCTACGACTACAGACGGACATACCCGGTCTTAGAATTGCTGTCTTCGCTCATGGTGATTATTGTGATAAAAACTCGTCATATGTCACCAAACACATTGACTTTTCAACCGATTTGAAAGAACTGTGTAACTGGGTGAAAAATGTTGAATCCACGGGTGGCGGCGATAGCGATGAATGTTATGAATTGGTGTTGCATGGGGTTCAAAGTCTATCGAGGACGCCGAGATCACAGAGAGCTCTGGTGATGATTGGAGATGCAAATCCGCATGGTGTAAATTACCCAGACAATAAATTGAGATTAGATTGGGAAGTGGAATTAGACAAATTGGCAGCAATG AGTGTCCGCGTGTACGGTGTACAGTGCGGAGGTTCGGGCGATGAGAGAACCAAAAACTTCTACCAAACACTGGCCAACAAGACGGCGGGCAGACGAGTGGAGTTGGAGCAGTTTTCCAActtatttgattttatcatgGCTATTTGCTATAGAGAGCAAGGAGCAGAGTTTCTAGACCTCTATGAACAGGAAGTCCGTGCCAGAGATGCTAGAATGGGTCTCCATAAGGACGTACACGCTCTGTTCGGGGCTCTAAGAGAGGGAGAAGAAGAACCTTCAACTTCCTCGTCAACCGCAGAGAAGCCAAAGTCCAGAACACTTCCATTCAAGCCAGCTCTGAAAAAGAAACCTTCGCTCACAAAGGCTCATTCCATTACCAAACTGAAGAAAAACAGTTCCCTCATTCATAAAGTCAAGAAAACCATCGCCAAAAAGAAACCCAGCTCTGCAGTCGATAGAAAGAAGGCGAAACTCTTGGCCATTTCTTGTCAAAAG ATGAACGCTCTTAGAAAACTGAAGAGAGAAAACGTTCCGGACACGaacttttctttaaacaaaatacagtggTCCCCATGGGAACTAGTTATCTCTCCCACCAAACCAGAAAACGACTCTTTGTGGTCTGAAAGATACAGAGGAAGAAAGGGTTTCCGCAAAACCAGCGTCTGCGGAGGAAAGACTTTTCCTGCAGCTGTGTACGAGTTCTCTGTGAGGAAACTTTCCGATCCTAAACGCTACGTGACATACTGTAAATTGTCGTCAGGATTCACCAAGACAAGGTGTTGGGAATCGAGACTTTTATCTCATTCTGACGTTCGATCCCAAGTCAACAAAATTGTTGCTTTAGGGTATTCCGTCTATGTACGACGATGTTTGTTGAATGATTCTAACAAAGACACTGTCAGGAAATCATTACTTCGATATGACTATGCTTGGAAGCGAGTTACAAATGTTAGGGATTCGAAAAGAGATATATCAGTAGCATAA